A region from the Hylaeus volcanicus isolate JK05 chromosome 6, UHH_iyHylVolc1.0_haploid, whole genome shotgun sequence genome encodes:
- the LOC128877787 gene encoding phenoloxidase-activating factor 2 isoform X1, with amino-acid sequence MWRALLSLAVASYALVQAAPQNKDNLDSLISNVFGQPTPSTEATITDRNSSGNLDTLIDGVFGPAPTPQSNLGTQGSTPTTFLGTQNTPKPLPNDCECVPYYQCNNGTILDNGVGLIDLRSGFDDYLPDIHNDEAFGPCENYLDVCCKPPDRKNETTPSPPLVRNGCGRRNPQGVGFRITGDNNNEAQFGEFPWMVAILKEETIGANDQKLNVYQCGGSLIHRQAVLTAAHCVQGKNPSELRIRAGEWDTQTVHEIFPHQDRNVKQVIVHNEYYPGALFNDVAILILSEPLTYAENVDIVCLPERNAVFDGSRCFASGWGKDIFGKEGQYQVILKKVELPIVPRNTCEDSLRKTRLGKYFKLHASFICAGGEAGKDTCKGDGGSPLVCPSRNDPSKYVQAGIVAWGIGCGEDGTPGVYSNIPFLRDWIDEQMAFNNLDNTVYIP; translated from the exons ATGTGGAGAGCACTGTTATCACTGGCCGTGGCCAGTTACGCTCTGGTTCAGGCAGCTCCCCAGAACAAGGACAACTTGGACAGTCTCATATCGAATGTGTTTGGACAACCTACACCCTCAACAGAGGCCACCATCACCGATCGAAACTCCAGTGGCAATTTGGATACTTTGATAGACGGCGTGTTTGGCCCTGCACCAACGCCTCAGAGCAACCTAGGTACCCAGGGCTCGACACCAACCACCTTCTTGGGCACGCAGAACACGCCCAAGCCTCTGCCCAATGACTGCGAATGCGTGCCCTACTATCAGTGCAACAACGGGACCATTTTGGATAACGGGGTTGGGCTGATTGATCTCAGGTCCGGTTTTGATGACTATCTCCCTGACATTCACAACGATGA AGCCTTTGGTCCTTGCGAGAACTACCTGGACGTCTGCTGCAAACCCCCAGAcaggaaaaatgaaaccacTCCTTCACCGCCATTAGTGAGAAACGGTTGCGGACGACGAAATCCTCAGGGTGTTGGTTTCAGAATCACCGGCGACAACAACAACGAGGCCCAATTCGGCGAGTTTCCTTGGATGGTGGCGATCCTTAAGGAAGAAACAATCGGCGCGAACGATCAGAAATTGAACGTCTATCAATGCGGAGGTTCCTTGATTCACAGACAGGCAGTGCTAACAGCTGCTCACTGCGTGCAAGG GAAGAACCCATCAGAGTTGAGAATCCGTGCAGGCGAATGGGACACGCAAACCGTGCATGAGATATTCCCGCACCAGGATCGCAACGTGAAGCAAGTGATCGTTCACAACGAGTACTATCCTGGGGCTCTCTTCAACGACGTAGCCATCTTGATTTTATCGGAGCCGCTTACGTACGCGGAGAACGTCGATATCGTTTGTCTGCCTGAACGGAACGCTGTCTTCGACGGATCCCGATGCTTCGCTAGTGGCTGGGGCAAAGACATATTCG GTAAAGAGGGTCAGTACCAGGTAATCTTGAAGAAAGTGGAACTCCCGATCGTGCCACGCAACACGTGTGAGGACAGTTTGCGGAAGACGAGATTAGGAAAATACTTCAAACTCCACGCGAGCTTCATATGCGCCGGCGGAGAGGCTGGAAAGGACACTTGCAAG ggTGACGGAGGAAGTCCGCTCGTGTGTCCGAGCAGAAACGATCCCAGCAAGTACGTGCAAGCAGGTATCGTCGCATGGGGAATCGGTTGCGGCGAAGACGGCACTCCAGGTGTCTATTCCAACATTCCATTTTTACGCGATTGGATCGACGAGCAGATGGCTTTCAACAATTTGGACAACACCGTTTACATCCCTTGA
- the LOC128877787 gene encoding phenoloxidase-activating factor 2 isoform X2, whose amino-acid sequence MWRALLSLAVASYALVQAAPQNKDNLDSLISNVFGQPTPSTEATITDRNSSGNLDTLIDGVFGPAPTPQSNLGTQGSTPTTFLGTQNTPKPLPNDCECVPYYQCNNGTILDNGVGLIDLRAFGPCENYLDVCCKPPDRKNETTPSPPLVRNGCGRRNPQGVGFRITGDNNNEAQFGEFPWMVAILKEETIGANDQKLNVYQCGGSLIHRQAVLTAAHCVQGKNPSELRIRAGEWDTQTVHEIFPHQDRNVKQVIVHNEYYPGALFNDVAILILSEPLTYAENVDIVCLPERNAVFDGSRCFASGWGKDIFGKEGQYQVILKKVELPIVPRNTCEDSLRKTRLGKYFKLHASFICAGGEAGKDTCKGDGGSPLVCPSRNDPSKYVQAGIVAWGIGCGEDGTPGVYSNIPFLRDWIDEQMAFNNLDNTVYIP is encoded by the exons ATGTGGAGAGCACTGTTATCACTGGCCGTGGCCAGTTACGCTCTGGTTCAGGCAGCTCCCCAGAACAAGGACAACTTGGACAGTCTCATATCGAATGTGTTTGGACAACCTACACCCTCAACAGAGGCCACCATCACCGATCGAAACTCCAGTGGCAATTTGGATACTTTGATAGACGGCGTGTTTGGCCCTGCACCAACGCCTCAGAGCAACCTAGGTACCCAGGGCTCGACACCAACCACCTTCTTGGGCACGCAGAACACGCCCAAGCCTCTGCCCAATGACTGCGAATGCGTGCCCTACTATCAGTGCAACAACGGGACCATTTTGGATAACGGGGTTGGGCTGATTGATCTCAG AGCCTTTGGTCCTTGCGAGAACTACCTGGACGTCTGCTGCAAACCCCCAGAcaggaaaaatgaaaccacTCCTTCACCGCCATTAGTGAGAAACGGTTGCGGACGACGAAATCCTCAGGGTGTTGGTTTCAGAATCACCGGCGACAACAACAACGAGGCCCAATTCGGCGAGTTTCCTTGGATGGTGGCGATCCTTAAGGAAGAAACAATCGGCGCGAACGATCAGAAATTGAACGTCTATCAATGCGGAGGTTCCTTGATTCACAGACAGGCAGTGCTAACAGCTGCTCACTGCGTGCAAGG GAAGAACCCATCAGAGTTGAGAATCCGTGCAGGCGAATGGGACACGCAAACCGTGCATGAGATATTCCCGCACCAGGATCGCAACGTGAAGCAAGTGATCGTTCACAACGAGTACTATCCTGGGGCTCTCTTCAACGACGTAGCCATCTTGATTTTATCGGAGCCGCTTACGTACGCGGAGAACGTCGATATCGTTTGTCTGCCTGAACGGAACGCTGTCTTCGACGGATCCCGATGCTTCGCTAGTGGCTGGGGCAAAGACATATTCG GTAAAGAGGGTCAGTACCAGGTAATCTTGAAGAAAGTGGAACTCCCGATCGTGCCACGCAACACGTGTGAGGACAGTTTGCGGAAGACGAGATTAGGAAAATACTTCAAACTCCACGCGAGCTTCATATGCGCCGGCGGAGAGGCTGGAAAGGACACTTGCAAG ggTGACGGAGGAAGTCCGCTCGTGTGTCCGAGCAGAAACGATCCCAGCAAGTACGTGCAAGCAGGTATCGTCGCATGGGGAATCGGTTGCGGCGAAGACGGCACTCCAGGTGTCTATTCCAACATTCCATTTTTACGCGATTGGATCGACGAGCAGATGGCTTTCAACAATTTGGACAACACCGTTTACATCCCTTGA
- the LOC128878327 gene encoding DNA helicase MCM9-like: MLQDYLLKYHRDELEEILDAVDVNIFYSIHVNFVSLFEADADVAQKILQFPRHYLPMCDIAAMNIQEQIAKPEQIVKKKVRIRVTAVPVTVDQGEIGQLVSTSGIAVRISQPTVLKLVQRYSCKKCKHVALVKYEWETQNFTDISECESCEATKLIPLTTFDLEDSSDCQEIRIQEKGRVDTNRNFAEEMQIILLDDLVDKCRPGDNIEISGVVVRVWGQLEVGERLEATTIMIANSVSVRRKISETASTQEMRDVFKHYWEKYIDNPLLGRDNILASICPQLYGMYTAKLALAVVLAGGVPKCNESGTRVRGEPHLLLIGDPGTGKSQLLRAASRLANRSVFTTGIGSTAAGLTATAVRDSDGWHLEAGALVLADGGVCCVDEFTTMSSHDRTSVHEAMEQQTISIAKAGLVSTLNSRCSVIAAINPSGGQFDDDEEWETNLGDPLLSRFDLILLLKDNRNPKWDRLTSDHILRAAYETRENMAPIGSKNHIELLKSEGLWKEDSLREYLAYIHSLQPVLTKEAEAVLRATYLYHRSHPDRREERTTVRLLDSLIRLAEGHAKLMYKSKIELMDAIYVVKLIGTGKTFEIDLGSSFPTDPMATYRSEGKKLLEIIGLQHLEHLL; encoded by the exons ATGTTACAAGATTATTTGCTAAAGTATCATCGTGATgaattggaagaaattttagaTGCTGTGgatgttaacattttttattcgatccaTGTAAA CTTTGTATCATTGTTTGAAGCTGATGCTGATGTGGCAcaaaaaattctacaatttcCTAGGCATTATTTGCCAATGTGCGATATAGCTGCAATGAATATACAGGAACAAATAGCAAAACCTGAGcaaattgtgaaaaaaaaa GTTCGTATCAGAGTTACTGCTGTACCAGTTACTGTAGATCAGGGGGAAATAGGGCAACTGGTTTCAACAAGTGGCATTGCAGTGAGAATATCTCAACCAACAGTGTTGAAGCTAGTTCAAAGATACAGTTGTAAGAAGTGCAAACATGTCGCTTTAGTTAAG taTGAGTGggaaacacaaaattttacaGATATCTCAGAATGTGAGTCATGCGAggcaacaaaattaataccaCTCACAACTTTTGATTTAGAGGATTCTTCGGACTGTCAGGAAATAAGAATTcaa GAAAAGGGCAGAGTCGATactaatagaaattttgcagaGGAAATGCAGATTATCTTGTTGGATGATTTAGTTGATAAATGTAGACCAGGAGATAATATTGAAATCAG TGGTGTAGTTGTACGGGTATGGGGACAGTTAGAAGTAGGAGAGCGTTTGGAGGCAACGACAATAATGATTGCAAACAGCGTGTCGGTACGACGTAAGATATCTGAAACAGCTTCCACTCAAGAGATGAGGGATGTATTCAAACATTATTGGGAAAAATATATCGACAATCCTCTGCTTGGTAGAGATAACATTCTAGCATCAATTTGCCCCCAG CTTTACGGGATGTATACTGCAAAATTAGCATTAGCCGTCGTTCTAGCTGGTGGTGTACCTAAGTGTAATGAAAGCG gaACACGTGTACGAGGTGAGCCCCATCTTCTGTTAATCGGCGATCCCGGAACTGGCAAATCGCAATTGCTTCGTGCAGCGTCCCGTCTGGCTAACAGATCGGTTTTTACGACCGGCATCGGATCAACAGCAGCTGGACTTACAGCGACTGCTGTTAGA gACTCTGACGGTTGGCATTTAGAAGCTGGAGCCTTGGTGTTAGCTGACGGCGGAGTCTGTTGCGTAGATGAATTCACGACAATGAGTTCACACGACAGAACTTCCGTGCACGAGGCAATGGAACAGCAAACTATATCAATTGCGAAAGCTGGGTTAGTAAGTACGCTAAATTCTAGATGCTCGGTCATTGCAGCCATCAATCCAAGCGGCGGCCaattcgacgacgacgaagaatgGGAAACGAATTTAGGGGATCCCCTTTTGTCGCGGTTCGATTTAATACTCCTTTTAAAGGACAATAGAAACCCAAAATGGGACAGACTGACGTCAGATCACATTTTGAGAGCCGCTTACGAGACCAGAGAAAACATGGCGccaat TGGTTCGAAGAATCACATAGAGCTCTTAAAATCGGAGGGTTTGTGGAAGGAAGATAGTTTGCGAGAGTATTTAGCTTATATACATTCTTTGCAACCAGTATTGACGAAAGAAGCGGAAGCAGTTCTTAGAGCGACTTATCTTTACCACAGATCTCATCCAGATAGAAGGGAAGAAAGAACAACAGTACGGCTTTTAGATAGTCTTATTAG GTTAGCTGAAGGTCACGCTAAACTGATGTATAAATCAAAAATTGAACTCATGGATGCCATATACGTAGTTAAATTAATCGGAACAGGAAAGACTTTCGAGATCGATCTCGGCTCTTCGTTTCCAACAGATCCCATGGCAACATACAGATCTGAAG GTAAAAAGTTACTGGAGATTATTGGCCTACAGCATCTAGAAcatttgttgtaa
- the LOC128878328 gene encoding secretory carrier-associated membrane protein 5A, whose protein sequence is MSVSSGFDENPFGEPTIDDAFSDPAIRRALASPPVDRSLEDYNPFAEQFTQGTAQVRGAANPPIYGGIGATQNPAMLQPSNQEAPPPTYARTPQQTVNASLGSTMSPTSDQRSEPEWKARTEEDMRNTPYYPKRNNWPPLPDKCCFQPCFYQDIDVEVHSDFQKVVRQLYRLWMFHGCVLVLNVLGGFILVLCYGQFSTFGLGILFLILFTPFSFLCWFRPAYRAFKNDSSFNFMVFFFVFFFQLIVTTIQAIGIPGSGTCGIITAISSFNGTTKGTFVGLILLFISLCFVLAASADLLLLTKIHRIYRSSDASISKAQQEFATTFLRNEHVQTAASNVAANAVRSQMANAANQPRY, encoded by the exons ATGTCTGTCTCGTCTGGCTTCGACGAGAATCCCTTCGGGGAGCCAACTATCGACGATGCGTTTTCG GATCCTGCGATTAGGAGAGCTCTAGCTTCCCCACCAGTTGACAGAAGTTTGGAAGATTATAATCCTTTTGCAGAGCAATTTACACAGGGAACTGCACAAGTTAGAGGTGCAGCAAATCCTCCAATTTATGGAGGAATTGGAGCCACACAAAACCCAGCGATGCTTCAACCTTCAAATCAGGAAGCTCCACCACCTACGTATGCACGTACTCCTCAACAAACTGTAAACGCATCACTTGGAAGCACAATGTCCCCTACATCAGAC CAAAGGTCAGAGCCAGAATGGAAAGCAAGAACAGAGGAAGATATGAGAAATACTCCTTATTATC CAAAGCGGAACAACTGGCCACCTTTGCCTGATAAATGCTGCTTCCAGCCTTGCTTTTATCAAGATATAGATGTTGAGGTACATTCGGACTTTCAAAAGGTAGTCAGACAACTATATCGTTTGTGGATGT TCCATGGCTGTGTTTTGGTCTTGAATGTTCTTGGTGGATTTATACTAGTTTTATGTTATGGACAATTTTCAACATTCGGTCTTGGAATATTATTCCTCATACTGTTTACACCATTCTCTTTCTTGTGCTGGTTTAGACCCGCTTACAGGGCGTTCAA AAACGACAGCTCGTTCAATTTTATGGTGttcttttttgtctttttctttcaattaattgtaacAACAATTCAAGCCATTGGCATTCCCGGTTCTGGAActtg TGGTATAATAACGGCTATCTCGTCGTTCAACGGAACAACTAAAGGAACCTTTGTTGGCCTTATACTACTCTTCATATCCTTATGTTTCGTTCTTGCCGCCAGCGCTGATCTCCTACTGTTGACTAAG ATTCATCGTATTTATCGTTCGTCCGATGCGAGTATATCGAAAGCACAACAAGAATTCGCTACAACTTTCTTACGCAATGAACACGTGCAGACTGCTGCAAGTAACGTTGCTGCTAATGCTGTCCGCTCCCAGATGGCTAACGCTGCTAATCAACCACGTTATTAA
- the LOC128877948 gene encoding protein tyrosine phosphatase domain-containing protein 1-like, which produces MDVSSLVPAGLLAGQVDLYEVQAGYNKFSENLRKFTPQAIQCAIFCGGSRCKYENPKAWPPVHMAIQNIFSHWVTDDVLAMARPNTAQIIKKDIIAQFQGWSIKTIINLQTPGEHASCGGQLEESGFTYDPNVFMKNGIYYYNFALKDYGDATMGKLLDMVKVVAFAVQEGRVAIHCHAGLGRTGVLIACYLIYSLRVRANDAIRFVRMKRPSAIQTRGQILCIQEFEHFVLPQMIVFPLTSTIGDRKPCSLQSHLRRQHNVLHGYEQRTFKHIPKIVFTICERILQLCDCQDDNSPCEIKYAVSSTAFTQKFISHVLEKLRDSKGNIRHSYSWAEYSLADSSFDCSSSAKACASGSQASSRDTSDDIGRLSDVFCTSPDTPSCDSTYPGLDDNCVDDVLGDGIHGQDLVDNDCYKEIQSHMDLKAAAQNAAIETVNTDEAIRALIRDSAALPDKTRKRLQDYQVDLNHRSTAWQRLEMETDIGVLTGLLFEWLETLKRPLLDVDSLSYIVAWSSKPQRCLEKLSACNRYLLEYLLRFVSRLRPMTAESQSLITKRFMATLTQQSIWIKNSFYPSNKNFHKLRRGTAAKLNEFFIRLMNLIEEVNIQEMEKPSWMSKWELVSNQLRQIETRQRDEETV; this is translated from the exons ATGGATGTAAGTTCGCTGGTACCGGCGGGTCTTTTAGCGGGTCAGGTGGATCTGTACGAGGTCCAGGCCGGTTACAATAAGTTCTCCGAAAATCTGCGAAAGTTCACCCCCCAAGCCATACAGTGCGCGATCTTCTGCGGTGGTTCCAGGTGCAAATACGAAAATCCAAAGGCATGGCCTCCCGTGCACATGGCGATACAAAACATCTTTTCGCATTG GGTGACGGACGACGTCCTAGCGATGGCACGGCCGAACACCGCgcagataataaaaaaagacataATTGCACAGTTTCAAGGGTGGAGtataaaaactataataaacCTACAAACGCCGGGGGAGCATGCGAGCTGCGGGGGGCAACTCGAGGAAAGCGGCTTCACTTACGATCCGAATGTCTTCATGAAAAATGGCA TTTACTATTACAATTTCGCACTGAAGGATTACGGGGACGCAACGATGGGCAAACTTCTGGATATGGTCAAGGTCGTGGCCTTCGCCGTACAGGAAGGAAGAGTGGCAATCCACTGTCACGCTG GCCTAGGCAGAACCGGGGTTCTGATCGCGTGCTACCTCATTTACAGTCTTCGTGTGCGAGCGAACGACGCTATAAGGTTCGTTCGCATGAAACGACCGTCCGCGATTCAAACTCGAGGACAAATACTCTGTATCCAGGAGTTCGAGCACTTCGTTCTTCCACAGATGATAGTTTTCCCGTTGACCAGCACAATAGGCGACCGCAAGCCCTGCAGCTTGCAGTCGCACCTCAGGAGACAGCACAACGTTCTGCACGGATACGAGCAACGTACCTTCAAACACATTCCAAAG ATAGTCTTCACTATTTGCGAGCGAATTCTTCAACTCTGCGACTGTCAGGACGATAATTCGCCATGCGAGATAAAGTACGCGGTCTCCAGCACGGCATTCACTCAGAAATTTATATCTCACGTTTTGGAAAAATTGCGCGACAGCAAAGGGAACATAAGGCACTCTTACTCGTGGGCAGAGTACTCCCTTGCCGATTCTTCTTTCGATTGCTCGA GCTCAGCGAAAGCGTGCGCGAGTGGTAGCCAAGCATCGTCGAGGGACACTTCCGATGACATTGGACGGTTGAGCGACGTGTTCTGCACTTCGCCTGATACTCCATCTTGCGACTCCACCTACCCAG GTCTCGATGACAACTGCGTGGACGACGTTCTCGGGGACGGAATCCATGGTCAGGATCTCGTCGACAACGATTGTTACAAAGAGATCCAATCGCACATGGATCTAAAGGCTGCTGCTCAGAATGCTGCTATCGAAACTGTAAACACCGATGAGGCCATAAGGGCTCTGATTAGAGACAGCGCAGCGTTGCCCGATAAAACGAGGAAACGCTTGCAGGATTACCAG GTGGACCTGAACCACAGATCCACAGCCTGGCAGCGACTAGAAATGGAAACTGACATAGGCGTCCTGACAGGGTTGTTATTCGAGTGGTTGGAGACGTTGAAGCGTCCCTTGCTGGACGTGGACAGCCTGAGTTACATCGTCGCGTGGAGTTCCAAGCCCCAGCGATGCCTTGAGAAGCTATCAGCTTGCAACAGATACCTGTTGGAGTACCTGCTACGATTTGTCAGCCGACTAAGGCCGATGACGGCTGAGAGTCAGAGTTTGATAACCAAGAGGTTCATGGCTACCCTCACGCAGCAGAGTATTTGGATAAAAAACTCTTTCTATCCCTCCA